The sequence below is a genomic window from Streptomyces sp. NBC_00289.
GCCGGGACCGGCGTCACCTACGTGACGCGCAAGAACCGCAGCAACGACCCCGACCGGCTCGTCCTGCGCAAGTACGACCCGGTGGTCGGGGAGCACGTCCCCTTCCGCGAGGAACGC
It includes:
- the rpmG gene encoding 50S ribosomal protein L33, translated to MARTTARPVVTLKSTAGTGVTYVTRKNRSNDPDRLVLRKYDPVVGEHVPFREER